A single region of the Brachypodium distachyon strain Bd21 chromosome 3, Brachypodium_distachyon_v3.0, whole genome shotgun sequence genome encodes:
- the LOC104583759 gene encoding uncharacterized protein LOC104583759 isoform X3 has protein sequence MTMTSEDGDISALLSEPSLPEEEPEASGSDDFLPAILESIKSNEKAVELSPEEVAWADSCFVHTSELSDIDWGAMRGALLDSLEKPVESPYGTSEVTQHGDVDMEERGKIDDDEAAREVCKVVNLIRGADEHGKQMDGYVAKSEDGDDLVSSEVVEQPESRDSIFKVWDLNVSFSDDEGELELINDMKELLRDNPPEVAYPPPSDSANALSQINIDELVAGLGDLSLQQTSE, from the coding sequence ATGACCATGACTTCTGAAGACGGAGACATCTCAGCTCTCCTATCTGAACCAAGTCTACCTGAAGAGGAGCCTGAGGCTTCTGGATCTGATGATTTCTTGCCTGCTATTTTGGAATCAATCAAGTCAAATGAGAAGGCAGTTGAGCTTTCACCCGAGGAGGTTGCTTGGGCTGATTCATGTTTTGTGCATACTTCTGAATTGTCAGATATTGACTGGGGAGCAATGAGGGGAGCGTTGCTTGATTCCCTTGAAAAGCCAGTGGAAAGTCCATATGGTACTAGTGAAGTCACTCAGCATGGTGATGTGGACATGGAGGAGCGAGGCAaaattgatgatgatgaggctGCTCGTGAGGTTTGCAAGGTTGTTAATCTAATTAGAGGTGCAGATGAACATGGCAAGCAAATGGATGGGTATGTTGCAAAATCTGAAGATGGCGATGATCTGGTTTCATCTGAAGTGGTCGAGCAACCCGAGTCGAGAGATTCTATCTTCAAGGTTTGGGATCTAAATGTATCATTTTCTGATGACGAGGGTGAACTTGAACTCATCAATGATATGAAGGAACTCCTCAGGGACAATCCTCCAGAGGTTGCATATCCACCTCCTAGCGATTCAGCCAATGCTTTGAGCCAGATAAACATTGATGAACTTGTGGCAGGTTTGGGTGACTTGTCACTGCAGCAAACCAGCGAGTAG
- the LOC112271792 gene encoding uncharacterized protein LOC112271792, translated as MGRSGFTDDGGASMMEWLIDSVESSIDSVEKRNQGYFDPDYLLEHEHDDDEQNLGESSDVMNKILASYEAQVKEEKMKNQKLLDDMLKLEIELAFQDQVIEELESKIAENQKQNEELKRELEERKILNVEVGQVRDFAMASWSVGITLAFVLACFVAWS; from the exons ATGGGGCGTAGTGGGTTCACAGACGACGGAGGAGCTTCCATGATGGAATGGCTCATCGATTCGGTGGAGAGTAGCATCGATTCTGTGGAGAAG CGCAACCAGGGTTATTTTGACCCAGATTACTTGTTGGAGCATGAGCATGATGACGACGAGCAGAATCTGGGCGAGAGCAGTGATGTGATGAACAAGATTTTGGCTAGTTATGAAGCACAGGtgaaagaagagaagatgaagaacCAAAAATTACTAGATGACATGTTAAAGCTTGAGATCGAGCTTGCTTTCCAGGACCAAGTGATAGAAGAGTTGGAAAGCAAGATTGCTGAAAATCAGAAGCAGAATGAAGAGCTGAAAAGAGAACTGGAAGAAAGGAAGATTTTGAATGTAGAAGTTGGACAAGTTAGGGATTTTGCAATGGCATCTTGGAGTGTGGGCATCACCTTAGCTTTTGTTTTAGCTTGTTTTGTGGCTTGGTCTTAG